A stretch of Ligilactobacillus faecis DNA encodes these proteins:
- a CDS encoding pyocin knob domain-containing protein, with protein sequence MTKAVKLVFENEFGDQVQMYPETHADAIYGLRAFLDEYLSSTIQVKAGTDLNTLTSGNYQGSKTFVINGVSVKNAPVMFNNWGSLTVNDINGNTCTQILISSNGKRWTRGAGGQDKIFNEWRAF encoded by the coding sequence TTGACTAAAGCAGTAAAGCTTGTATTTGAAAATGAGTTTGGTGACCAAGTACAAATGTATCCAGAAACGCACGCAGATGCTATTTATGGTCTGCGTGCGTTTTTAGATGAATATTTATCAAGCACCATTCAAGTCAAGGCTGGCACGGATCTAAATACTCTAACATCAGGTAATTATCAAGGATCCAAGACGTTTGTTATTAATGGTGTATCAGTGAAGAATGCTCCAGTCATGTTTAATAACTGGGGATCACTGACAGTCAATGACATTAATGGTAATACGTGTACACAAATTTTGATTTCAAGTAATGGTAAGCGTTGGACAAGGGGCGCCGGTGGCCAAGATAAAATTTTTAATGAATGGAGGGCTTTTTAA
- a CDS encoding pyocin knob domain-containing protein produces the protein MGSYIADIKDGANNSIRPQTVWEAILNAPDFAGQIQAAKDIANGKIDKGQALAYFGNDINGDTDLDTVVKNGIHMIYATGGNRAGTHFPGRNNQASTNGAWGVLLVMGNFGKNADGGLGVQVAFMVPGDIYIRSHDGAGTGHWEDWRHCSFTVTP, from the coding sequence ATGGGAAGTTATATTGCAGATATTAAGGATGGGGCAAACAATAGCATTCGACCACAAACAGTTTGGGAAGCGATCCTTAATGCTCCTGATTTTGCTGGACAGATCCAAGCTGCTAAAGACATCGCAAACGGTAAGATCGATAAGGGACAAGCTTTAGCTTATTTTGGAAATGATATCAATGGGGATACTGATTTAGATACAGTTGTAAAAAATGGGATCCACATGATATATGCAACCGGGGGTAATCGTGCTGGAACACATTTTCCAGGGCGCAATAACCAAGCTTCAACGAACGGAGCTTGGGGCGTATTGCTTGTAATGGGAAATTTTGGTAAAAATGCTGATGGTGGGCTTGGAGTTCAAGTTGCGTTTATGGTGCCAGGTGACATCTATATCAGATCGCATGACGGAGCAGGTACAGGACACTGGGAAGATTGGCGTCACTGTAGCTTTACTGTGACACCGTAA
- a CDS encoding phage holin, LLH family codes for MTLTDMIVTILTAIITAVIGYCGSYFVKNSRALSMLRALESLAKDAVIAAQKLGVTEYLTGSMKKNHAVQAVVQALLDAGLTVKDKQVVINAVEKAYAQQAELLKNYPQAPKPTPTDEELEKAKEVVAQKEAELVEAKAKVANLNA; via the coding sequence ATGACTTTAACGGATATGATCGTAACGATTTTAACAGCGATCATCACAGCGGTGATTGGATATTGTGGTAGCTATTTTGTCAAAAACAGTCGAGCTTTAAGCATGCTTCGGGCATTAGAATCACTGGCTAAAGATGCAGTGATCGCAGCGCAAAAGTTAGGTGTCACAGAGTATCTAACAGGATCCATGAAGAAAAATCACGCTGTCCAAGCTGTTGTTCAAGCGCTCTTAGACGCAGGGTTAACGGTCAAGGATAAGCAAGTGGTGATCAATGCAGTTGAGAAAGCCTATGCTCAACAAGCAGAGCTACTCAAAAATTACCCACAAGCGCCAAAGCCAACTCCGACAGATGAAGAGTTAGAAAAAGCTAAAGAAGTAGTGGCACAAAAAGAAGCTGAGTTAGTAGAAGCTAAAGCAAAGGTAGCAAATCTAAACGCTTAG
- a CDS encoding GH25 family lysozyme has product MKKRYIVGAVLATALCCAVVTDPHTTQDVEAARTDMVDVSNHNDYMTVGNFTAMRDQYGVKSVVTKISEGTYYHDWTAKNNISTAQQSGLYINGYHFARWSSVGGAQAEANYAVAMAKADGLPINAVLVADVEADQQQSIPKNINDLAVMEFKRIVEQAGYRYDIYTSQSWKNNVVSVPAGTGWIAQYPYNVTADRHTQHHAWQWASDAVFNGSYGHFDVSQLYDNYYTGGQDKNAVISNSDTHHVDNQSQAKQEQPVQTSTKDEDYTQTGVFTANTKLNVRTAPNTSAQIVAQYDPGESLTYDHVYIKGGYVWARYMSYSGSYHYVAMGVMGGQEYGTRRQVAPKQQVRSYQVRSGDTLGAIGRKLGTSVSHLQSANGIRNANLIYPGQTLRY; this is encoded by the coding sequence ATGAAAAAAAGATATATCGTTGGGGCCGTCTTAGCTACGGCTCTTTGTTGTGCAGTCGTAACCGATCCACATACAACACAAGATGTAGAAGCCGCTCGTACTGATATGGTTGATGTGTCAAATCACAACGACTATATGACAGTGGGTAATTTCACCGCTATGCGTGATCAATATGGTGTTAAGTCAGTCGTGACTAAAATTAGTGAAGGGACATACTATCATGATTGGACAGCGAAAAATAACATCAGCACGGCACAGCAATCAGGCTTGTACATCAATGGCTATCATTTTGCAAGATGGTCCAGTGTTGGCGGGGCGCAAGCCGAAGCTAATTATGCTGTGGCAATGGCTAAAGCAGATGGCTTACCGATCAACGCTGTTTTAGTTGCTGACGTTGAAGCTGATCAACAACAATCGATACCTAAGAATATTAATGATCTAGCAGTGATGGAATTTAAGCGAATCGTTGAACAAGCAGGTTATCGTTATGATATCTATACTTCTCAAAGCTGGAAGAATAACGTTGTCAGTGTACCAGCCGGGACTGGGTGGATCGCACAATATCCATATAATGTGACTGCTGATCGACATACGCAACACCATGCTTGGCAGTGGGCAAGTGACGCGGTATTCAATGGCTCTTACGGACATTTTGATGTTTCGCAACTCTATGATAACTACTATACTGGTGGCCAAGATAAAAATGCTGTGATCAGCAACAGCGATACGCACCACGTAGATAATCAAAGTCAAGCTAAGCAAGAGCAACCAGTACAAACTTCAACCAAAGATGAAGACTATACGCAGACTGGCGTGTTTACAGCTAATACTAAGCTTAACGTGCGTACAGCCCCAAACACTAGCGCACAGATCGTAGCCCAATACGATCCGGGCGAAAGCCTGACGTATGATCACGTCTACATCAAAGGTGGATATGTCTGGGCACGGTATATGAGTTATAGCGGTAGTTATCACTATGTAGCAATGGGGGTGATGGGTGGTCAAGAATACGGTACACGACGTCAAGTTGCACCGAAACAACAAGTGAGAAGTTATCAGGTCAGATCTGGTGATACACTTGGAGCGATCGGGCGAAAATTAGGTACATCAGTATCACACCTACAAAGCGCCAACGGGATCAGAAATGCCAACTTGATCTATCCGGGACAAACATTAAGATATTAG
- a CDS encoding TrmH family RNA methyltransferase, which yields MKEITSTANPQVKTWKKLADKKGRKKTQTYLLEGWHLVKEALLANEAIDNILIAPNFKYLEELTKLTDIELIKISPAIATQLSETKTPQGIFAEVKIPKLSFEPTMARGAWLFLDGVQDPGNIGTMVRTADAAGFSGVVFGDKTADMYHPKVVRSMQGSQFHLKLVSSDLLPWIQAFKAANAPVFGSELNQDARSYDQVGQHENFALIMGNEGNGMSQELLAQTSLNLYIPIKGQAESLNVAVAAGILMFQLIK from the coding sequence ATGAAAGAAATTACATCGACTGCCAATCCTCAAGTTAAAACTTGGAAAAAATTAGCTGATAAAAAAGGACGCAAAAAAACACAAACTTATTTGCTTGAAGGCTGGCATTTAGTTAAAGAAGCTTTATTAGCGAATGAAGCGATCGATAACATTTTGATCGCACCAAATTTCAAATATCTTGAAGAACTCACCAAACTTACAGATATCGAATTGATCAAGATCAGCCCTGCGATCGCAACCCAGCTTAGTGAAACAAAGACACCTCAAGGGATCTTTGCTGAGGTCAAGATCCCCAAGCTCTCCTTTGAGCCAACTATGGCTCGTGGGGCTTGGCTTTTCTTAGACGGTGTTCAAGATCCCGGTAATATCGGTACAATGGTCCGAACTGCCGATGCAGCTGGTTTTTCTGGAGTCGTCTTTGGAGATAAAACTGCTGACATGTACCACCCTAAAGTTGTCCGTTCAATGCAAGGAAGCCAATTCCACTTAAAACTAGTTTCTAGCGACCTCTTACCTTGGATCCAAGCTTTTAAAGCAGCTAACGCCCCTGTCTTTGGAAGCGAATTGAATCAAGATGCCCGAAGCTACGATCAAGTTGGCCAACATGAAAACTTCGCTTTGATCATGGGCAATGAAGGTAATGGGATGAGTCAAGAACTACTCGCTCAAACATCTTTAAACTTATATATTCCGATCAAAGGTCAAGCCGAATCGCTCAATGTCGCTGTTGCGGCTGGGATCTTAATGTTTCAACTTATCAAATAA
- a CDS encoding M24 family metallopeptidase produces the protein MKTELETRWTDLRRKMQDASVDAYLVTDPDNIYYLSGFTGDDGLFLVTETATYLITDARFETQLAKENPELTAVITRQYLEKALEICQQEKIVALAFEESITYAMYDKLDELALCDIVALGGVIEELREIKTPSEIEKIKQACKLAALGYRFVLETAKVGMKETDLANELDFFMKKNGASNASFETIVASGERSALPHGVASPKRLGANELVTLDYGYYLDHYTSDVTRTFALGKVSPELEKIYALVLEAKQRVIEAIRPGADLRELDAIGRQYITKAGYGKYFEHGTGHGIGLNVHEGPYIGKTARGALQAGQIITVEPGIYLPGLGGVRLEDDILVTTTGHENLTDFTTEYLTL, from the coding sequence ATGAAAACTGAACTTGAGACAAGATGGACCGATCTCCGGCGTAAAATGCAAGATGCAAGTGTTGATGCGTACTTGGTGACTGATCCAGATAATATTTATTACTTAAGTGGTTTTACTGGAGATGATGGTCTTTTTTTAGTCACCGAAACTGCGACTTATTTGATTACAGACGCACGTTTTGAAACGCAATTAGCAAAAGAAAATCCAGAATTAACAGCTGTGATCACTCGCCAATATTTAGAAAAAGCCTTGGAGATCTGTCAGCAAGAAAAAATCGTGGCACTTGCATTTGAAGAAAGCATAACATATGCGATGTACGATAAATTAGATGAATTGGCACTCTGTGATATCGTTGCCTTGGGAGGTGTGATCGAAGAATTACGTGAGATCAAGACACCTTCAGAGATCGAAAAGATCAAGCAAGCTTGTAAGCTAGCGGCTTTAGGTTATCGTTTCGTGTTAGAAACAGCAAAAGTCGGGATGAAAGAAACTGATTTAGCTAACGAATTAGACTTTTTTATGAAAAAGAACGGCGCTAGCAATGCATCTTTTGAAACGATCGTCGCTTCGGGGGAACGTTCAGCCTTACCGCATGGTGTTGCCTCGCCAAAGCGTTTAGGGGCAAACGAATTAGTTACATTAGATTATGGTTACTATTTAGATCATTACACGTCTGATGTGACCCGAACTTTTGCATTGGGAAAAGTCAGTCCTGAATTAGAAAAGATCTATGCGCTCGTGTTAGAAGCTAAACAGCGTGTGATCGAGGCGATCAGACCGGGAGCAGATCTAAGAGAACTCGATGCGATCGGACGCCAATATATCACTAAAGCTGGCTACGGAAAATATTTTGAACATGGCACAGGCCACGGGATCGGTCTAAATGTTCATGAAGGTCCATATATCGGGAAAACAGCTCGTGGAGCTTTACAAGCTGGGCAAATCATCACGGTTGAACCTGGGATCTATTTGCCTGGTTTAGGTGGTGTTCGGCTCGAAGATGATATTTTAGTAACAACGACGGGTCATGAAAATCTAACTGATTTTACTACAGAGTATTTAACACTCTAG
- the efp gene encoding elongation factor P — protein sequence MISVNDFKNGLTITVDGELWRVVEFQHVKPGKGSAFVRSKLKNLRNGAVQEKTFRAGEKVEQAQIDRKKMQYLYADGNNYVFMDTDTYEQLELPGENLTEELKYLKENMVVSVIMYGTETLGVELPNTVDLTVAETEPGIKGDTASGGSKPATMETGVVVQVPFFVNEGDVLTINTTDGTYISRA from the coding sequence ATGATTTCAGTAAATGATTTTAAAAATGGTTTGACGATCACAGTCGACGGAGAATTATGGCGGGTCGTTGAATTCCAACATGTTAAACCAGGTAAAGGTTCTGCTTTTGTGCGTTCTAAATTAAAAAATTTGCGTAACGGTGCTGTGCAAGAAAAGACTTTCCGTGCTGGTGAAAAAGTAGAGCAAGCACAGATCGATCGCAAAAAAATGCAATATCTATATGCTGATGGTAATAACTACGTTTTCATGGATACAGATACTTACGAACAATTAGAGTTGCCAGGTGAAAACTTGACAGAAGAATTGAAGTACTTAAAAGAAAACATGGTCGTTAGTGTGATCATGTATGGTACTGAAACTTTAGGGGTCGAATTGCCAAACACAGTTGATTTGACTGTTGCAGAAACAGAACCAGGGATCAAAGGTGATACAGCTTCTGGTGGTTCAAAACCAGCAACGATGGAAACAGGCGTTGTTGTGCAAGTACCATTCTTTGTTAACGAAGGTGACGTTTTAACGATCAACACCACTGATGGCACATATATCTCACGTGCCTAA
- a CDS encoding Asp23/Gls24 family envelope stress response protein — protein MSEDNNIVLTSQEPSLGEVRLAPEVIEVIIGIAASQVDGVYSMRGSIANSFSELLGRQIRGKGVKVNKDDNELKVDVYVFLNYGVSVPNVAAKIQEKVRQQVLFMTGLEISGVDVHVQGVIPEKQEQTIDPNNLFGEENGEE, from the coding sequence ATGTCTGAAGATAATAACATTGTTTTAACTAGTCAAGAACCAAGTTTAGGTGAAGTGCGTTTAGCGCCTGAAGTGATCGAAGTGATCATTGGGATCGCTGCTAGCCAAGTTGATGGGGTTTATTCAATGCGGGGCTCGATCGCAAACAGTTTTTCAGAATTGTTAGGACGTCAGATCCGAGGAAAAGGTGTTAAAGTCAATAAAGATGATAACGAGCTTAAAGTCGATGTTTACGTCTTTTTGAACTACGGTGTTTCCGTACCTAACGTAGCTGCTAAGATCCAAGAAAAAGTGCGTCAACAAGTTTTATTCATGACAGGGCTTGAGATCTCAGGTGTTGATGTACATGTTCAAGGCGTTATCCCTGAAAAACAAGAACAAACGATTGATCCAAATAATTTATTTGGTGAAGAGAATGGTGAAGAATAG
- the nusB gene encoding transcription antitermination factor NusB: MNISRHDTRKLAFQTLYALNSNIDATPSDVYATLLEDKVPAGDDIVPPYLTELVDGVLTHQAQIDEKIMEHLSANWSLARLNKTDLLILRLAIYEMLYVDGVPAKVALNEALQLAKEFSDDKSRRFINGVLSNLL; the protein is encoded by the coding sequence GTGAACATTAGTAGACATGATACGCGCAAACTGGCATTTCAAACACTCTATGCATTGAATAGTAATATTGATGCAACGCCAAGCGACGTGTATGCAACACTTTTAGAAGATAAAGTGCCTGCAGGTGATGATATTGTTCCTCCTTACTTAACTGAATTAGTGGATGGTGTCTTGACTCATCAAGCACAGATCGATGAAAAGATCATGGAACATTTGAGCGCAAATTGGTCACTTGCCCGCTTAAATAAAACTGATCTTTTGATCTTGCGGTTAGCGATCTATGAGATGCTTTATGTAGACGGAGTACCTGCTAAAGTTGCGCTGAATGAGGCATTACAGCTTGCAAAAGAATTTAGCGATGATAAATCACGGCGCTTTATCAACGGTGTTTTATCAAACTTACTCTAA
- the folD gene encoding bifunctional methylenetetrahydrofolate dehydrogenase/methenyltetrahydrofolate cyclohydrolase FolD: protein MTVMIDGKKTANQIQSELVNKAQALKKAGLTPCLAVVLVGDDPASQVYVRNKHRAAQKIGIKTKDIHLPKETSQTELLKLITELNSDPTVHAILVQMPLPAQIDAEAVINTIAPEKDADGLNPTNIGHLFMDDPRALACTPRGIMTLLEKYQIEVAGKEVVIIGRSNLVGRPLAALMLNADATVTIAHSKTKDLKKIARQADILVVATGRAEMITKDHIKEGAVVIDVGINRLADGRLVGDVAQGDLDGYVSYLTPVPGGVGPMTIAMLMQQTLELAEKSR, encoded by the coding sequence ATGACAGTGATGATCGACGGAAAAAAGACTGCCAACCAGATCCAAAGTGAGTTAGTCAACAAGGCTCAAGCTTTAAAAAAAGCGGGTTTGACTCCTTGTTTAGCTGTTGTTTTAGTTGGGGATGATCCTGCAAGTCAAGTTTATGTCAGAAATAAGCATCGCGCTGCCCAAAAGATCGGGATCAAAACAAAGGATATCCACCTACCTAAAGAAACAAGTCAAACGGAATTATTAAAATTGATCACAGAACTGAATAGTGATCCAACTGTGCATGCGATCTTAGTTCAAATGCCATTGCCAGCCCAGATCGATGCAGAAGCTGTGATCAATACGATCGCACCAGAAAAAGATGCTGATGGATTGAATCCTACGAATATCGGACATTTGTTTATGGATGATCCACGAGCACTTGCTTGTACCCCACGAGGGATCATGACGTTATTAGAAAAATATCAGATCGAAGTGGCAGGTAAAGAAGTTGTGATCATTGGCCGTAGCAATTTAGTTGGGCGTCCTTTAGCAGCTTTGATGTTGAATGCTGATGCCACTGTGACCATAGCGCACAGTAAAACAAAAGATCTAAAAAAAATTGCACGTCAGGCAGATATTTTAGTAGTTGCAACAGGGCGGGCAGAAATGATCACCAAAGATCATATCAAAGAAGGAGCTGTTGTGATCGATGTTGGGATCAATCGTTTGGCAGATGGACGTTTAGTAGGAGATGTAGCACAAGGTGATCTAGACGGATATGTCAGTTACTTGACTCCTGTTCCCGGTGGAGTCGGACCGATGACGATCGCGATGTTGATGCAACAAACTTTAGAATTAGCGGAAAAGAGCCGATAA
- the xseA gene encoding exodeoxyribonuclease VII large subunit, with protein sequence MEKEQYLTVSALTKYLHKKFTVDPYLQRVYLTGEISNFRLRPRHQYFSLKDDGAKIDAVMFQSAFSRLKFEVEDGMKVLVVGRIDLYEPSGNYQITIERMEPDGVGALYQAYEQLKAKLEAEGLFSAPKQNLPLFPKRIAVITSPSGAVIRDIITTTRRRYPIAQLVLFPAVVQGEKAADSLVGRLKEVNARGDFDTVIIGRGGGSIEDLWPFNEEKVARAIFASQIPIISSVGHETDTTIADLVADVRAATPTAAAELATPVLADEILRIRQDRLRLIKAYQAKLRFERQRLNKLQGSYVFLQPERLYEGYLQKLDNLNIKLRQAFREEQTKKRRTLQLLTKRLLAVSPKERLQSVSQQRTQLEKDLTHAITNYLGKREQQLLQATNALDMLSPLRVMGRGFSYVTVAEKIVKKATDLKVGEIVQLHLADGSAQAKVTKVMGSKENDRK encoded by the coding sequence ATGGAAAAAGAACAATATTTGACGGTCAGTGCCCTAACAAAATATCTACACAAAAAGTTCACAGTTGACCCTTATCTCCAGCGAGTTTACCTGACAGGTGAGATCTCAAATTTTCGCTTGCGACCACGTCACCAGTATTTCAGTTTAAAAGACGATGGGGCAAAGATCGATGCTGTTATGTTCCAATCGGCTTTTTCTCGTTTGAAATTTGAAGTAGAAGACGGAATGAAAGTCTTAGTGGTCGGGAGGATCGATCTTTATGAACCATCTGGAAACTATCAGATCACGATCGAAAGAATGGAACCAGATGGAGTCGGGGCTCTTTATCAAGCTTATGAACAGCTCAAAGCCAAATTAGAGGCGGAAGGACTTTTTAGTGCTCCTAAGCAAAACTTGCCACTTTTTCCTAAGCGGATCGCAGTGATCACAAGCCCTTCTGGCGCAGTGATCCGTGATATCATCACGACAACAAGAAGACGCTATCCGATCGCTCAACTCGTGTTATTTCCAGCAGTCGTTCAAGGCGAAAAGGCTGCTGACTCACTTGTAGGACGTTTAAAAGAAGTCAATGCTCGGGGAGATTTTGATACGGTGATCATTGGTCGTGGTGGTGGGTCGATCGAAGATCTGTGGCCATTCAATGAAGAAAAAGTCGCGCGGGCGATCTTTGCAAGCCAGATCCCGATCATCTCTTCGGTCGGGCATGAGACTGATACGACGATCGCTGATCTAGTCGCTGATGTTCGTGCAGCTACGCCAACGGCAGCGGCAGAGTTAGCGACACCTGTTTTGGCTGATGAGATCTTGCGGATCCGCCAAGATCGGTTGCGACTTATTAAAGCTTATCAGGCTAAATTGCGGTTTGAACGGCAACGCTTGAATAAATTGCAAGGCTCATATGTTTTTTTACAACCAGAACGGTTATATGAAGGCTATTTGCAAAAATTAGACAATTTAAATATCAAGTTGCGTCAAGCGTTCCGAGAAGAACAGACAAAAAAACGACGGACTTTACAGTTGTTGACTAAACGTTTGCTAGCAGTCTCACCTAAAGAAAGATTGCAAAGCGTCAGTCAACAACGGACTCAACTTGAAAAAGATCTGACCCATGCGATCACAAATTATCTTGGAAAAAGAGAACAGCAATTATTACAAGCAACGAATGCGCTTGATATGTTGAGCCCTTTACGGGTCATGGGACGAGGCTTTTCGTATGTGACAGTGGCTGAAAAAATCGTGAAAAAAGCAACTGATCTTAAAGTAGGTGAAATAGTCCAATTGCATTTAGCAGATGGAAGTGCACAAGCAAAAGTAACGAAAGTGATGGGAAGTAAGGAAAATGACAGAAAATAA
- a CDS encoding exodeoxyribonuclease VII small subunit translates to MTENNLSFEQELQMLEAIVSKLEQGDVPLEEALDQFQKGVALSKKLQTTLQNAEDTLTKVINEEGQEVPFEEKNE, encoded by the coding sequence ATGACAGAAAATAATTTAAGCTTTGAACAAGAACTTCAAATGTTAGAAGCGATCGTTTCGAAATTAGAACAAGGGGATGTTCCGCTCGAAGAAGCACTTGATCAATTTCAAAAAGGGGTCGCTTTAAGTAAAAAACTCCAAACGACTTTACAAAACGCAGAAGATACTTTAACAAAAGTTATCAATGAAGAAGGACAAGAAGTTCCTTTTGAAGAAAAAAATGAATAA
- a CDS encoding polyprenyl synthetase family protein, whose amino-acid sequence MNEKNSLQAFQAKYLPQLEEQMLNKLETYASHKVLKEAMQYSVEAGGKRIRPLLVLLVCQAGGRPIEQNALQVAGSLEFMHTYSLIHDDLPEMDNDDLRRGKPTNHKVFGQDIAVLAGDALLTESLGWLTETTLLPETKVTLINALAKAAGANGMVAGQAGDILGEKQKLTLEQLIKVHQNKTGRLLEYACFAGGILANGTSRACAILADFGAKFGLAFQIYDDILDVTATTAELGKAVHKDQDHNKNTYPLILGLDKAKIALITLVSELESKLEELASEGFETSLLRQLLDYFKIRK is encoded by the coding sequence ATGAACGAAAAAAATAGTTTACAAGCTTTTCAAGCTAAGTACCTCCCCCAACTTGAAGAGCAGATGTTAAATAAATTAGAGACTTATGCTAGTCATAAAGTTCTTAAAGAAGCAATGCAGTACTCGGTCGAAGCTGGTGGAAAACGGATCCGCCCTCTCTTAGTACTCCTTGTATGTCAAGCAGGTGGACGACCGATCGAGCAAAATGCACTTCAAGTAGCAGGAAGTTTAGAGTTTATGCACACGTATTCGCTGATCCACGATGATCTTCCAGAGATGGATAATGATGATCTACGTCGAGGAAAACCAACGAATCACAAAGTTTTTGGTCAAGATATCGCCGTTTTAGCAGGCGATGCGCTCTTAACAGAGTCTTTAGGATGGTTGACTGAAACAACGCTTTTACCAGAAACAAAAGTCACCTTGATAAATGCTTTAGCTAAAGCTGCTGGAGCTAACGGAATGGTCGCAGGCCAAGCGGGAGACATTTTAGGTGAAAAACAAAAGTTGACTTTAGAGCAGTTGATCAAAGTCCACCAAAATAAAACAGGACGTTTGCTAGAATATGCATGTTTTGCAGGGGGTATTTTAGCTAACGGTACGTCACGAGCTTGTGCGATTTTAGCTGACTTTGGAGCGAAATTTGGGCTTGCGTTTCAGATCTATGATGATATTTTAGATGTGACAGCTACGACTGCGGAACTTGGAAAAGCAGTCCATAAAGATCAAGACCATAATAAAAATACGTATCCTCTCATCTTAGGATTGGATAAAGCCAAGATCGCATTAATAACGCTGGTGAGTGAACTTGAATCTAAGTTAGAGGAATTGGCTTCAGAAGGATTTGAGACTTCTCTTTTGCGTCAACTATTAGACTATTTTAAAATAAGGAAGTAA
- a CDS encoding TlyA family RNA methyltransferase → MKKERVDVLLVKQGLFDTREQAKRAVMAGEILGENEERLDKPGEKIAPTVKLHFKGKKMPYVSRGGLKLEKALKVFKISPKDKTVLDIGSSTGGFTDVVLQKRARLSYALDVGTNQLAWKLRQDERVVVMENTNFRYSKLEDFTQGRPEFATIDVSFISLHLILPTLHEIIAPEGQVVALIKPQFEAGREKVGKHGIVRDQKVHLEVVADIMEFAKESGYDVLGLDFSPITGGEGNIEFLIYLKASTEKGTVSPTIEPLEVIKKAHQTLQQ, encoded by the coding sequence ATGAAAAAAGAACGTGTAGATGTGTTATTAGTCAAACAAGGGCTCTTTGATACACGCGAGCAAGCTAAGCGCGCTGTGATGGCAGGTGAGATCCTAGGCGAAAATGAAGAGCGTCTAGATAAACCAGGAGAAAAGATCGCTCCAACTGTCAAATTGCATTTTAAAGGTAAAAAGATGCCCTATGTCAGTCGGGGAGGCCTAAAACTTGAAAAAGCGCTTAAAGTCTTTAAGATCAGTCCTAAAGATAAAACAGTTTTAGATATCGGGTCTTCGACCGGTGGTTTTACCGATGTTGTTTTGCAAAAAAGAGCCCGTCTAAGTTATGCGCTAGATGTTGGAACAAACCAACTAGCTTGGAAATTACGCCAAGATGAACGGGTAGTCGTAATGGAAAATACTAATTTCCGATATAGCAAGTTAGAAGATTTTACGCAAGGACGACCTGAATTTGCAACGATCGATGTTTCGTTTATCTCATTACATTTGATCTTACCTACTTTGCATGAGATCATCGCCCCTGAAGGTCAAGTTGTGGCTTTGATCAAGCCTCAATTTGAAGCAGGACGTGAAAAAGTTGGTAAGCATGGGATCGTACGCGATCAAAAAGTGCATTTAGAAGTTGTTGCAGATATCATGGAATTTGCAAAAGAAAGTGGCTACGACGTGTTAGGTTTAGATTTTTCGCCGATCACAGGTGGAGAAGGCAATATTGAATTTTTGATCTATCTCAAAGCTAGTACCGAAAAAGGAACGGTCAGTCCAACGATCGAACCACTCGAGGTGATCAAAAAAGCACATCAGACGTTGCAACAATAA
- a CDS encoding arginine repressor codes for MKKQERQRIVRKIIQDNEVYRQEDLVERLLELGIEVTQATVSRDVKELQLIKVPTKQGSYRYSLPTAKNDNIEKKLKKLLSDAYLGSKTHRDMCMLKVSPGNGPVLASLISQMKYTEVFSTLGDDDTVMLFAYSDEAAKQIEEKLLLMLQVDD; via the coding sequence GTGAAAAAGCAAGAAAGACAGCGGATCGTCAGAAAGATCATTCAAGATAATGAGGTTTATCGTCAAGAAGATCTAGTTGAGCGTTTATTAGAACTGGGGATCGAAGTTACTCAAGCAACAGTCTCGCGTGATGTTAAAGAACTTCAGTTGATAAAGGTCCCGACAAAACAAGGCTCGTATCGTTATAGTTTGCCAACAGCTAAAAACGATAATATCGAGAAAAAATTGAAAAAATTATTATCCGATGCCTATCTTGGCTCAAAAACTCACCGCGACATGTGTATGCTCAAAGTTTCACCTGGAAACGGTCCTGTCTTGGCGAGTTTGATTTCACAGATGAAATATACTGAGGTCTTTTCTACTTTAGGGGATGATGACACGGTGATGCTTTTTGCGTATTCTGATGAAGCAGCAAAGCAGATCGAAGAAAAATTACTATTGATGCTCCAAGTTGATGATTAG